GGGTCAGGCCTTGCAAGCACCAATGGACTTTGACCCAATCAAAAAGGCCCCTTACAAGAAGGGGCGTGGTTTGCTTCAAGGCTTCAAGAAAAGACCACCTTTTTAGGCTCGGGAAGGTCCCTGCCTTTGCCCTTGAAGAGTCAGCTCACTTCGCAGGAGCTTTTGTGTCACCAGGCTGATTCTTGTGATGTTCAGCGTTGGGGTTGTTGCAGCACATCGGCTTAATCGCGACTTCAATCGTCCTAACAGCCGAATGATCTTGATCAGCTGAAAAATGGCTGAAAGTTACACAACAGCATCAAAAAAACGATAGTGGTTGTCACTCTCACTCCTGACGGAAGGCCCCAGGCTCAGCGCGGCAATCAAGTGCAGACTGGTGAACTATCCGCCACAACGACAACCACAAGCGCCTGCGCCATCATGACAAGGCTCATCGTTGGGGTGCCCATTGGCGCAAGCATCAGAACAAAAACTTTGGCCGTTTCTTTGAACAGCAGACGAACCGCCAGCATCGCAGTTGCAGTCTGGGCATGCACATTTCAAGACTGTTGCCATCATTGAACATTCACTTCTGAGATAGGTCTAACAGCAAATGGAGGTTCGACGAACTGAGAATAAATGAAAGTCACACAATTGCACGAGAAAACGAGAATGATTATCGCTTAATCCTTCAATCTTGAAAACGATTATCACGCTGGTGTGAACTGGATGTGTTGT
This genomic window from Synechococcus sp. MIT S9220 contains:
- a CDS encoding metallothionein, with product MMATVLKCACPDCNCDAGGSSAVQRNGQSFCSDACANGHPNDEPCHDGAGACGCRCGG